GGCGCCGTTGACTGCCTCTtgttcacatgcccaaaccatctcaatctcccctctTTTATCTTATCCGAAATCCTAGCCACTCCTAACCTTTCTCTAATTACCTCATTTCTTATTCGATCCAACCTCGTATGCCCACACATCCACCTTAACATCCTTATCTCCGCTACCTCCATCTTGCGCATTTGTGTCTTTTTGGTCGCCCAACACTCTGTCCCATATAACATAGCAGATCTCACTGCAACCCTGTAGAACTTTCCCTTTAACTTAGTTGGGAACCTCTTGTCGCATAAAACCCCAGTTGCAACTCTCCACTTACACCATCCAACCTGTATGCGGTGCGCTACGTCACTATCTATCTCCCCATCCTTTTGAACAAAAGATCCTAAATACTTGAACTTAGTTACCTGCGGAACCACTTGGCCCTCAATGGTGATCTGAGTGTCATCATTGTCGCCTACATTACTGAAATTACAATAAAGATACTCAGTCTTAGAGCGACTAATCCTTAAACCCTTAGTCTCTAAAGTTGCTCGCCACTCCTCTAACCTCGCATTCAGATGCTATTTAGTCTCTGTAACTAGCACAATATCATCCGCAAAAAGCATGCACCATGGAACCGTCTCCTGAATTGACTTTGACAACTCATCTAAGACAACCGCAAAAAGAAACGGACTCAAGGCCGACCCTTGGTGGAGGCCGACCTCTATAGGAAAGGAATTTGTATCCCCTACAAGCGCACGTACACTAGTTTTAGTCCTGTCGTACATATCCCTAATTAAGTCTACATACTTTCCTGGAACCCCTCTACTCTCCAAACTATCCCAAATAAATCTACG
Above is a window of Helianthus annuus cultivar XRQ/B chromosome 14, HanXRQr2.0-SUNRISE, whole genome shotgun sequence DNA encoding:
- the LOC110908170 gene encoding uncharacterized protein LOC110908170 encodes the protein MVFIDLEKAYHSVQRRFIWDSLESRGVPGKYVDLIRDMYDRTKTSVRALVGDTNSFPIEVGLHQGSALSPFLFAVVLDELSKSIQETVPCNVGDNDDTQITIEGQVVPQVTKFKYLGSFVQKDGEIDSDVAHRIQVGWCKWRVATGVLCDKRFPTKLKGKFYRVAVRSAMLYGTECWATKKTQMRKMEVAEIRMLRWMCGHTRLDRIRNEVIRERLGVARISDKIKEGRLRWFGHVNKRQSTAPVRAVETLTVEGRRSRGLTPKLTWDERIRHDLLELHLTEDMVHDRSSWRRKIKVKDF